In the Clostridium gelidum genome, GTGGTTGTATTCTTCTATTGTATAAAGTTCTGGTTCTCTTACTTCTTCTAAGAAATGTGAAGCTTCTGCATCAGCATTAGTAAAGGCTAACACTGATTTATGCATTTCTATTGCTTTGTTATAATCTCTATATTCATCCTTAGGTACATAAGCCCCCATATGCCATCTTATCATTAAACATTCTTCTAATGTTAACTTTACAAACTGTTGCAGTAAAATAACACTTTTTTCGCCATGCCCGAGTGGAATTTTTTCATCAAATTCATAAGAAGCATATCCTATCCATTTTCCTGTCAGCTCATCCTTTTTTAATCTCATAGTTTTTTCATAAAGATTACATTTACAAAGATCATGCAAATATCCTGTTAAATAAATTGTATCCTCACTTAATCCAATCTTATATTGTTTATTCTTTTGAATTAATAATTCCACAACATTATTTGAATGAAATGCTAAGCCTCCATCAAAATTCGAATGAAACTTTGTAGAAGCAGGTGCCGTAAAATAATCCGTTCTATCTACAAGATATTTTATTAATTCATCTATTCCATCTCTTTTAATAGAGCTTAATCTTTCTATTATCCTATCATTTAATTCCTTCATTTCTTGTGCTGCTTTAGCTTTTGTTAATTCCTTTAAATCACTTAAATCACTCATTCATACATCTCCTAACATTAACTAAGTTCTTACGCTTTCTATTTTTGCTTATAGGCATATGTCTATTCCTTCATTATGCCTCTTCTATCATTTTAACACTTTTATCAAAAAACTCATATCATTTTAACATGATATGAGTTTTTTTGTAAATCTCACTTAGGCATATGAAAATAAATAACAAGTCCAAAGTTGCCATGAATATTTTTCATCAGGCAAGGAGACGAATTGTTCTCATAGCGCGCCTATTAGGGCAATTTGCCGACGTGAGTAGAGAACCAAAATCTATGATTTTGTGTGAATCACTTACTCAGCGAGTGCATACGAGTCGAGCTTCCCTATGATGAAAAATATGCACATTAGAAAAAAGTAGCTATGCACTTATAACAAGAGCAGCTATGCTGCAATACGGAACTTTCCTGCATATACGAATTTTTCTGGCAAATGGACTTGTTATTTTTTTGATTGTGCCTTATTACAATAAAATATATTTTATACTTACATTATATTTTAAGAAGTGTTTTTTTATTCTTTTATTATTGGTAAAGAACTCAAGTTATTACTTTCATCGTCATCACGTAAACTTCTTAAGTATTCTTCGCCTTTTCTTGATGTAGCAACAGATACTCCAGATATAGAACCAGCTTTAGCTAGTTCTACTCCTCTTTCTTTTGTTATTTGCTCTCCATTTGAAAGTTCATATCCTGTTATTTCACCTGAATGTTTCATTATTGCTGTTATTGAGTTTTTATCCGTATCAGACTGCGATTTAGATACTAAATCCTCACTATTAAGATTAAATGGTAATACAGTTGATGGTATAATACTTTCATTTTGCATAATTAACGCCTCCTGCTTTTTAGTTACGGCTTCATGAAAATTACTATTATAAAATGCCTTAACTATATTTCGTAAGTTTTCAAAACAGAGTGATTTAAACAACTACAATATTATTTTCTCCAATAACTAAAC is a window encoding:
- a CDS encoding DUF3892 domain-containing protein — protein: MQNESIIPSTVLPFNLNSEDLVSKSQSDTDKNSITAIMKHSGEITGYELSNGEQITKERGVELAKAGSISGVSVATSRKGEEYLRSLRDDDESNNLSSLPIIKE